From Pseudomonas putida, one genomic window encodes:
- a CDS encoding GlxA family transcriptional regulator, with translation MPQLIHFLLLPGFSAMGFISALEPLRVANRFKGPSYRWRVLSLDGGAVAASNGMSVNADGALGEGEAGAILLIVAGFEPLRCYGPALQQALRRLDHEGAILGGIDTGPVVLAEAGLLDGHRATLHWEALDAFKERYPRLHATQELFEIDRRRITCAGGTASIDLMLDLIAQAHGSELAVQVSEQFVLGRIRPRQDHQRMQIASRYGISNKKLVKVIGEMERNTEQPLNTQVLADAVQVTRRQLERLFRLHLDDTPSGFYLRLRLDKARQLLRQTDMSVLEVAVACGFESASYFTRCYRARYERCPREDRLIRAV, from the coding sequence ATGCCGCAACTGATCCATTTCCTGCTGCTGCCGGGGTTCTCGGCCATGGGCTTCATCAGTGCCCTGGAGCCGCTGCGCGTGGCCAACCGGTTCAAAGGGCCTTCGTACCGCTGGCGTGTGTTGAGCCTGGATGGCGGCGCAGTGGCGGCCAGTAACGGCATGTCGGTGAATGCCGATGGTGCGCTGGGGGAAGGGGAGGCGGGTGCAATACTGTTGATCGTCGCCGGCTTCGAGCCGTTGCGGTGTTACGGCCCGGCGCTGCAGCAGGCGTTGCGCCGCCTCGATCACGAAGGCGCGATTCTCGGCGGCATCGATACCGGCCCCGTGGTGCTCGCCGAAGCGGGCCTGCTCGACGGCCACCGCGCTACGTTGCATTGGGAAGCACTGGACGCCTTCAAAGAGCGCTACCCTCGCTTGCATGCGACCCAGGAGCTGTTCGAGATCGACCGCCGGCGCATCACGTGCGCGGGCGGCACCGCCTCCATCGACCTGATGCTCGACCTGATTGCCCAAGCGCATGGCAGTGAGCTGGCGGTGCAGGTGTCCGAGCAGTTCGTACTCGGGCGAATCCGCCCGCGCCAGGACCACCAGCGCATGCAGATCGCAAGCCGCTATGGCATCAGCAACAAGAAGCTGGTGAAGGTGATCGGGGAGATGGAGCGCAATACCGAGCAGCCACTCAATACCCAGGTGCTGGCCGATGCGGTGCAGGTGACGCGGCGGCAGCTGGAGCGGTTGTTCCGCTTGCACCTGGATGACACGCCGAGTGGGTTTTATCTGCGTTTGCGGTTGGACAAGGCGCGGCAGCTGTTGCGCCAGACTGACATGAGCGTGTTGGAGGTGGCGGTGGCGTGTGGGTTCGAATCGGCTTCGTACTTCACCCGTTGCTACCGGGCACGGTACGAACGTTGCCCAAGGGAAGACCGGCTTATCAGGGCGGTTTGA
- a CDS encoding lysozyme inhibitor LprI family protein — MKSMAWLVLLAFMSGAQAGEEESTPCDNVDTDQQTFACAEFNKQTAERELNSAYDDMVQRMLDQYGDDAGLQSQIEAARKVWAQLRDADCKIETHGERAGSKAFQIAWNSCIAQRSDERSEYLRSLGSQNSDEPAPED, encoded by the coding sequence ATGAAATCAATGGCATGGCTGGTGCTGCTGGCCTTCATGAGCGGGGCCCAGGCCGGTGAGGAAGAAAGCACGCCTTGCGACAATGTCGACACCGACCAGCAGACGTTCGCCTGCGCGGAATTCAACAAGCAGACCGCCGAACGTGAACTGAACTCGGCCTATGACGACATGGTGCAGCGGATGCTCGATCAGTATGGTGATGACGCCGGCCTGCAGTCGCAGATTGAGGCTGCCAGAAAGGTCTGGGCTCAATTGCGCGATGCCGATTGCAAAATCGAAACCCACGGTGAGCGAGCGGGTAGCAAGGCGTTCCAGATAGCCTGGAATAGCTGTATTGCGCAGCGTAGCGATGAGCGATCGGAGTATTTGCGCAGCCTGGGCTCGCAAAACAGTGATGAACCAGCCCCTGAGGATTGA
- the dgcB gene encoding dimethylglycine demethylation protein DgcB yields the protein MLNTLLPILLFAALGLAVLGALRRVRMWRRGRASKVDLLGGLLAMPRRYLVDLHHVVERDKYMSKTHVATAGGFVLSAVLAILVHGFGLQSKILGYALLVATVIMFTGAIFVFKRRLNPPSRLSKGPWMRLPKSLLVFAASFFIATLPVAGILPANTGGWVMVAILGLGVLWGVSELFFGMTWGGPMKHAFAGALHLAWHRRAERFGGGRSTGLKPLDLEDRNAPLGVEKPVDFTWNQLLGFDACVQCGKCEAMCPAFAAGQPLNPKKLIQDMVIGLAGGTDATFAGSPYPGKPIGEHGGNPHQPIVNGLVDADTLWSCTTCRACVEECPMMIEHVDAIVDMRRHLTLEKGATPNKGAEVLDNLIATDNPGGFAPGGRMNWAADLNLNLLSDVKTTEVLFWVGDGAFDMRNQRTLRSFVKVLKASGVDFAVLGLEERDSGDVARRLGDEATFQQLAKRNIQTLAKYKFQRIVTCDPHSFHVLNNEYGALGGDYQVQHHSTYIAELIAAGKLNLGQHKGGSVTYHDPCYLGRYNGEYEAPRQVLQALGIEVREMQRSGFRSRCCGGGGGAPITDIPGKQRIPDMRMDDIRETQAELVAVGCPQCTAMLEGVVEPRPQIKDLAELVADVLIEEETPAAPKSLTVEREPAEVH from the coding sequence ATGTTGAACACCCTATTACCCATCCTGCTGTTCGCTGCCCTTGGCCTGGCGGTGCTCGGCGCCCTGCGCCGGGTGCGCATGTGGCGGCGTGGCCGAGCCTCCAAGGTCGATCTTCTCGGCGGCCTGCTGGCCATGCCGCGCCGCTACCTCGTGGACCTGCACCACGTGGTCGAGCGCGACAAGTACATGTCCAAGACCCACGTGGCCACTGCGGGCGGCTTTGTGCTGTCGGCGGTGCTGGCAATCCTGGTGCACGGCTTTGGCCTGCAGAGCAAGATCCTTGGCTACGCCTTGCTGGTGGCCACCGTGATCATGTTCACCGGTGCCATCTTCGTCTTCAAACGCCGGCTCAACCCGCCATCGCGCCTGTCCAAAGGCCCGTGGATGCGCCTGCCGAAAAGCCTGCTGGTGTTCGCCGCAAGCTTCTTCATTGCTACCTTGCCGGTAGCCGGCATTCTGCCGGCCAACACGGGCGGCTGGGTGATGGTCGCGATACTTGGCCTGGGCGTGCTGTGGGGCGTGTCGGAGCTGTTCTTCGGCATGACCTGGGGCGGCCCGATGAAACACGCCTTCGCCGGGGCCCTGCACCTGGCTTGGCACCGCCGCGCCGAACGCTTTGGCGGTGGCCGTTCGACCGGCCTGAAACCGCTGGACCTGGAAGACCGCAATGCCCCGCTGGGCGTGGAAAAGCCGGTGGACTTCACCTGGAACCAGCTGCTGGGTTTCGACGCCTGTGTGCAATGCGGCAAATGTGAGGCGATGTGCCCGGCGTTCGCCGCCGGCCAGCCGCTTAACCCGAAAAAACTCATTCAGGACATGGTCATCGGCCTGGCCGGTGGCACCGATGCCACGTTCGCCGGCAGCCCGTACCCTGGCAAGCCGATCGGTGAACACGGCGGTAATCCACACCAACCGATCGTCAATGGCCTGGTCGACGCCGACACCCTGTGGTCGTGCACCACCTGCCGTGCCTGCGTCGAGGAATGCCCGATGATGATCGAGCACGTCGATGCCATCGTCGACATGCGCCGCCACCTCACCCTGGAAAAGGGCGCGACCCCGAACAAGGGCGCCGAGGTGCTGGATAACCTGATCGCTACCGACAACCCGGGCGGCTTTGCCCCTGGGGGCCGGATGAACTGGGCGGCAGACCTGAACCTGAACCTGCTGTCTGACGTGAAAACCACCGAAGTGCTGTTCTGGGTGGGTGACGGCGCGTTCGACATGCGCAACCAGCGCACCCTGCGCTCGTTCGTCAAAGTACTCAAGGCCTCGGGCGTGGACTTCGCCGTGCTCGGCCTGGAAGAACGTGACAGCGGCGACGTGGCGCGCCGCCTGGGTGACGAAGCGACCTTCCAGCAACTGGCCAAACGCAATATCCAGACCCTGGCCAAGTACAAGTTCCAGCGCATCGTCACCTGCGATCCGCACAGCTTCCATGTGCTGAATAACGAGTACGGCGCACTGGGCGGCGACTACCAGGTGCAGCACCACAGCACCTACATCGCCGAGCTGATCGCAGCCGGGAAGCTCAACCTCGGGCAGCACAAGGGCGGCAGCGTCACCTATCACGACCCATGCTACCTGGGCCGCTACAACGGCGAATACGAGGCCCCGCGCCAAGTGTTGCAGGCGCTGGGCATCGAAGTGCGCGAAATGCAGCGCTCGGGGTTCCGTTCCCGCTGCTGTGGCGGTGGTGGCGGTGCGCCGATCACCGACATCCCGGGTAAGCAGCGTATCCCCGACATGCGCATGGATGACATCCGAGAGACCCAGGCTGAACTGGTGGCGGTCGGCTGCCCACAGTGCACTGCGATGCTCGAAGGGGTGGTCGAACCGCGCCCACAGATCAAGGACCTCGCCGAGTTGGTAGCCGATGTGCTGATCGAAGAGGAAACGCCCGCGGCCCCAAAGTCGCTAACGGTTGAACGTGAACCTGCGGAGGTGCACTGA
- a CDS encoding 3-keto-5-aminohexanoate cleavage protein, whose translation MNNDVIITCALTGAGDTVAKSHLVPVTPKQIAEAAVEAAKAGATVVHCHVRDPQTGRFSRDVNLYREVMERIREADVDIIVNLTAGMGGDLEIGPGESPMAFGPGTDLIGPLERLAHVEALLPEICTLDCGTLNFGDGNAIYVSTPAQLRAGAKRITELGVKAELEIFDTGHLWFAKQMIKEGLLDDPLFQLCLGIPWGAPADTTTMKAMVDNLPANVTWAGFGIGRMQMPMAAQAVLLGGNVRVGLEDNLYLDRGVLASNGQLVERAAEIITRMGGRVLSPAEGREKMNLKRR comes from the coding sequence ATGAATAACGACGTCATCATCACCTGCGCCCTCACCGGCGCCGGCGACACAGTCGCCAAGAGCCACCTAGTCCCGGTCACCCCAAAGCAGATCGCCGAGGCCGCCGTCGAGGCCGCCAAAGCCGGCGCCACCGTGGTCCACTGCCATGTCCGTGACCCGCAAACCGGCCGTTTCAGCCGCGACGTGAACCTGTACCGCGAGGTCATGGAGCGCATCCGCGAAGCCGACGTGGACATCATCGTCAACCTCACCGCCGGCATGGGTGGCGACCTGGAAATCGGCCCGGGCGAGTCGCCCATGGCGTTCGGCCCCGGCACCGACCTGATCGGCCCGCTGGAGCGCCTGGCCCACGTCGAAGCCCTGCTGCCGGAGATCTGCACGCTCGATTGCGGCACCCTCAACTTCGGCGACGGCAACGCCATCTATGTTTCCACGCCGGCGCAATTGCGCGCCGGCGCCAAACGCATCACCGAGCTTGGCGTGAAGGCCGAGCTGGAAATCTTCGACACCGGCCACCTGTGGTTCGCCAAACAGATGATCAAGGAAGGCCTGCTGGACGACCCGCTGTTCCAGCTGTGCCTGGGCATCCCATGGGGCGCGCCGGCCGATACCACCACCATGAAGGCGATGGTCGACAACCTGCCAGCCAATGTCACCTGGGCCGGCTTCGGCATCGGCCGCATGCAAATGCCGATGGCCGCGCAGGCCGTGCTGCTGGGCGGCAACGTGCGGGTCGGCCTGGAAGACAACCTGTACCTGGACCGCGGCGTGCTGGCCAGCAACGGCCAGCTGGTGGAACGCGCTGCCGAGATCATTACCCGCATGGGCGGCCGTGTACTCAGCCCGGCAGAAGGCCGGGAAAAAATGAACCTCAAGCGCCGCTGA
- a CDS encoding dipeptidase: MSPAELHADSIVIDGLIIAKWNRELFEDMRKGGLTAANCTVSVWEGFKATVDNIAASQKLIRDNSDLVMPVRTTADIRKAKELGKTGILFGFQNAHAFEDQIAYVDVFKQLGVGIVQMCYNTQNLVGTGCYERDGGLSGFGREIVAEMNRVGIMCDLSHVGSKTSEEVILESKKPVCYSHCLPSGLKEHPRNKSDAELKFIADHGGFVGVTMFAPFLAKGIDSTIDDYAEAIEYTMNIVGEDAIGIGTDFTQGHGQDFFEYLTHDKGYARRLTNFGKIINPLGIRTVGEFPNLTETLLKRGHSERVVRKIMGENWVNVLKDVWGE, encoded by the coding sequence ATGAGCCCAGCCGAGCTTCACGCCGACAGCATCGTCATCGACGGTTTGATCATCGCCAAGTGGAACCGCGAACTGTTCGAGGATATGCGCAAAGGCGGGCTGACCGCAGCCAACTGCACGGTGTCGGTCTGGGAAGGCTTCAAGGCCACCGTCGACAACATCGCTGCGAGCCAGAAGCTTATCCGCGACAACAGCGACCTGGTGATGCCGGTGCGCACCACCGCCGACATCCGCAAGGCCAAGGAACTGGGCAAGACCGGGATCCTCTTCGGCTTCCAGAATGCTCACGCCTTCGAGGACCAGATCGCCTACGTGGATGTGTTCAAGCAGCTGGGCGTGGGCATCGTGCAGATGTGCTACAACACCCAGAACCTGGTCGGTACAGGCTGCTACGAGCGTGATGGCGGGCTGTCGGGTTTCGGTCGCGAAATCGTCGCCGAGATGAATCGCGTGGGCATCATGTGCGACCTGTCCCACGTTGGCTCCAAGACCTCCGAAGAGGTCATCCTGGAGTCGAAAAAGCCAGTCTGCTACTCCCACTGCCTGCCCTCGGGCCTCAAGGAGCACCCGCGCAACAAGTCGGACGCGGAGCTCAAGTTCATCGCCGACCATGGCGGTTTTGTCGGCGTGACCATGTTCGCGCCGTTCCTGGCCAAGGGCATCGACTCCACCATCGACGACTACGCCGAAGCCATCGAGTACACCATGAACATCGTCGGTGAAGACGCCATCGGTATCGGCACCGACTTCACCCAGGGCCACGGCCAGGACTTCTTCGAGTACCTGACCCACGACAAGGGTTACGCCCGCCGCCTGACCAATTTCGGCAAGATCATCAACCCGCTGGGCATCCGCACCGTCGGCGAGTTCCCCAACCTCACCGAGACCTTGCTCAAGCGCGGCCACTCCGAGCGTGTGGTGCGCAAGATCATGGGCGAGAACTGGGTAAATGTCCTCAAGGACGTCTGGGGCGAGTAA
- a CDS encoding DUF5943 domain-containing protein: MAKIAPQLPIEVDSETGVWTSDALPMLYVPRHFFVNNHMGIEEVLGADAYAEILYKAGYKSAWHWCEKEAECHGLEGVAVFEHYMKRLSQRGWGLFEIQDIDLDKGTCSVKLKHSAFVYVYGKCGRKVDYMFTGWFAGAMDQILAARGSAIRTVAEQVYGGSEEGHEDGLFVTKPL, from the coding sequence ATGGCCAAGATCGCCCCGCAATTGCCAATCGAAGTCGACAGCGAAACCGGTGTCTGGACCAGCGACGCCCTGCCGATGCTGTATGTACCGCGCCATTTCTTCGTCAACAACCACATGGGTATCGAGGAAGTGCTGGGCGCCGACGCCTACGCCGAGATCCTCTACAAAGCTGGCTACAAGTCCGCCTGGCACTGGTGTGAAAAAGAAGCCGAGTGCCATGGCCTGGAAGGCGTGGCGGTGTTCGAGCACTACATGAAGCGCCTGTCCCAGCGTGGCTGGGGCCTGTTCGAAATCCAGGACATCGACCTGGACAAAGGCACCTGCAGCGTCAAGCTCAAGCACTCGGCGTTCGTGTACGTGTATGGCAAGTGCGGCCGCAAGGTCGACTACATGTTCACCGGCTGGTTCGCCGGCGCAATGGACCAGATTCTCGCTGCCCGTGGCAGCGCGATCCGCACCGTGGCCGAGCAGGTCTACGGCGGGTCGGAAGAAGGCCACGAAGATGGCCTGTTCGTTACAAAGCCGTTGTAA
- the choX gene encoding choline ABC transporter substrate-binding protein, with amino-acid sequence MHSLIRRSLLSLALSSIVVTPLFAAEPAACKNVRLGVVNWTDVIATSAMAQVLLDGLGYQTKQTSASQQIIFAGIRDKRLDMFLGYWNPIMTQTITPFIDAGQVKVLDQPSLEDARATLAVPKYLADKGLKSFADIHKFEKALGGKIYGIEPGSGANTQIKAMIAKNQFGLGKFQLVESSEAGMLAAVDRAVRRKQAVVFFGWAPHPMNVNIDMVYLGDSQDALGPDEGRATVWTVTAPDYAQRCPNAHRLLANLKFSAEDESRMMQPLLDHKDALESARQWLKDHPEDKARWLEGVTTFDGKPAADNLKLTAN; translated from the coding sequence ATGCACAGCTTGATCCGCCGCAGCCTGTTGTCCCTTGCACTGAGCAGCATCGTTGTCACACCGCTTTTCGCCGCCGAACCTGCGGCCTGCAAGAACGTGCGCCTTGGCGTGGTCAACTGGACCGACGTCATCGCCACCAGCGCCATGGCGCAAGTGTTGCTCGACGGCCTGGGCTACCAGACCAAACAGACCAGCGCCTCGCAGCAGATCATCTTCGCCGGCATCCGCGACAAGCGCCTGGACATGTTCCTGGGTTACTGGAACCCGATCATGACCCAGACCATTACACCGTTCATCGATGCCGGGCAGGTCAAAGTGCTCGACCAACCGAGCCTGGAGGATGCCAGGGCCACCTTGGCCGTACCTAAGTACCTGGCCGACAAAGGCCTGAAAAGCTTCGCAGATATCCACAAGTTCGAGAAAGCGCTGGGCGGCAAGATCTACGGCATCGAACCCGGGTCCGGCGCCAACACCCAGATCAAGGCGATGATCGCCAAGAACCAGTTCGGCCTGGGCAAGTTCCAGCTGGTCGAGTCCAGCGAGGCCGGCATGCTCGCCGCAGTCGACCGCGCCGTGCGCCGCAAGCAGGCGGTGGTGTTCTTCGGCTGGGCGCCGCACCCGATGAACGTGAACATCGACATGGTCTACCTGGGCGACAGCCAGGATGCCCTGGGCCCTGACGAAGGCCGTGCCACGGTGTGGACCGTCACCGCGCCGGACTACGCACAACGCTGCCCCAACGCCCATCGCCTGCTGGCCAACCTGAAATTCAGCGCCGAAGACGAGAGCCGCATGATGCAGCCGCTGCTCGACCACAAGGACGCCCTGGAGTCAGCGCGCCAGTGGCTCAAGGACCACCCCGAGGACAAGGCGCGCTGGCTTGAAGGGGTCACCACCTTCGATGGCAAGCCTGCGGCGGACAACCTCAAGCTTACCGCCAACTGA
- the dgcA gene encoding dimethylglycine demethylation protein DgcA, whose product MAFEAMFQPIQIGKLTIRNRVLSTAHAEVYATDGGMTTDRYVKYYEEKAKGGIGLAICGGSSVVAIDSPQEWWSSVNLSTDRIIPHFQNLADAMHKHGAKIMIQITHMGRRSRWDGFNWPTLMSPSGIREPVHRATCKTIEVEEIWRVIGNYAQAARRAKEGGLDGVELSAVHQHMIDQFWSPRVNKRTDEWGGTFEGRMKFGLEVLKAVRAEVGDDFCVGMRICGDEFHPDGLSHEDMKQIAAYYDATGMIDFIGVVGSGCDTHNTLANVIPNMSYPPEPFLHLAAGIKEVVKVPVLHAQNIKDPNQATRILEGGYVDMVGMTRAHIADPHLIAKIKMGQIDQIKQCVGANYCIDRQYQGLDVLCIQNAATSREYMGVPHIIEKTTGVKRKVVVVGAGPAGMEAARVAAERGHDVTLFEKKDQIGGQITIAAKAPQRDQIAGITRWYQLELARLKVDLRLGTAADVATIEDLRPDVIVLAVGGHSFLEQNEHWGAAEGLVVSSWDVLDGKVAPGKNVLVYDTICEFTGMSVADFIADKGSQVEIVTDDIKPGVAMGGTTFPTYYRSMYPKEVIMTGDMMLEKVYREGDKLVAVLENEYTGAKEERVVDQVVVENGVRPDEALYYALKEGSRNKGQIDVEALFAIKPQPILSQPGEGYLLYRIGDCVAQRNVHAAIYDALRLCKDF is encoded by the coding sequence ATGGCATTCGAAGCAATGTTCCAGCCGATCCAGATCGGCAAACTGACCATCCGCAACCGCGTGCTCAGCACCGCGCACGCCGAGGTCTACGCCACTGACGGCGGCATGACGACCGACCGCTATGTGAAGTATTACGAAGAAAAGGCCAAGGGCGGCATCGGCCTGGCGATCTGCGGCGGCTCGTCGGTGGTGGCCATCGACAGCCCGCAGGAATGGTGGTCATCGGTCAACCTGTCGACCGACCGCATCATCCCGCACTTCCAGAACCTGGCCGACGCCATGCACAAGCATGGCGCCAAGATCATGATCCAGATTACCCACATGGGGCGCCGCTCGCGCTGGGACGGTTTCAACTGGCCGACCCTGATGTCGCCTTCCGGCATCCGTGAGCCCGTGCACCGCGCCACCTGCAAGACCATCGAGGTAGAAGAGATCTGGCGGGTTATCGGCAACTACGCGCAAGCTGCGCGGCGCGCAAAAGAGGGCGGCCTGGACGGTGTCGAATTGTCCGCTGTGCACCAGCACATGATCGACCAGTTCTGGAGCCCGCGGGTCAACAAACGTACTGACGAGTGGGGCGGCACCTTCGAAGGCCGCATGAAGTTCGGCCTGGAAGTGCTCAAGGCGGTGCGCGCCGAAGTCGGCGATGACTTCTGCGTGGGCATGCGTATCTGTGGTGACGAGTTCCACCCCGATGGCCTCAGCCACGAGGACATGAAGCAGATCGCCGCCTACTACGACGCTACCGGCATGATCGACTTCATCGGCGTGGTCGGCTCGGGTTGCGATACCCACAACACCCTGGCCAACGTCATCCCCAACATGAGCTACCCGCCAGAGCCGTTCCTGCACCTGGCAGCCGGCATCAAGGAAGTGGTCAAGGTCCCGGTGCTGCACGCGCAGAACATCAAAGACCCGAACCAGGCCACGCGCATCCTCGAAGGCGGCTACGTGGACATGGTCGGCATGACCCGTGCGCACATCGCTGACCCGCACCTGATCGCCAAGATCAAGATGGGGCAGATCGACCAGATCAAGCAGTGCGTCGGTGCCAACTATTGCATCGACCGGCAGTACCAGGGCCTGGATGTGCTGTGCATCCAGAACGCTGCGACCTCCCGTGAATACATGGGCGTGCCGCACATCATCGAGAAGACCACCGGCGTCAAGCGCAAGGTGGTGGTAGTCGGTGCCGGCCCGGCCGGTATGGAGGCAGCCCGCGTGGCAGCCGAACGCGGCCACGACGTGACCCTGTTCGAGAAGAAGGACCAGATCGGCGGGCAGATCACCATCGCCGCCAAGGCGCCGCAGCGTGACCAGATTGCCGGTATCACCCGCTGGTACCAGTTGGAGCTGGCGCGCCTGAAGGTCGACCTGCGGCTGGGCACTGCCGCTGATGTGGCCACCATCGAGGACCTGCGCCCGGACGTGATCGTGCTGGCAGTAGGCGGGCACTCGTTCCTGGAGCAGAACGAGCACTGGGGCGCTGCCGAAGGCTTGGTGGTCAGCAGCTGGGACGTGCTCGACGGCAAGGTCGCGCCGGGCAAGAACGTGCTGGTGTACGACACCATCTGCGAATTCACCGGTATGTCGGTGGCCGACTTCATCGCCGACAAGGGCAGCCAGGTCGAAATCGTCACCGACGACATCAAGCCGGGCGTGGCCATGGGCGGCACGACCTTCCCGACCTACTACCGCAGCATGTACCCCAAAGAAGTGATCATGACCGGCGACATGATGCTGGAAAAGGTCTACCGCGAAGGCGACAAGCTGGTGGCGGTGCTGGAGAACGAATACACCGGCGCCAAGGAAGAACGCGTGGTCGACCAAGTGGTGGTCGAGAACGGTGTGCGTCCTGACGAAGCACTGTACTACGCGCTCAAGGAAGGCTCGCGCAACAAGGGCCAGATCGATGTGGAGGCGCTGTTCGCCATCAAGCCACAGCCGATCCTCAGCCAGCCGGGCGAAGGTTACCTGCTGTACCGCATCGGCGACTGCGTGGCCCAGCGCAACGTGCATGCGGCGATCTACGACGCCTTGCGGCTGTGCAAGGATTTCTGA